In Actinoplanes sp. NBC_00393, a single genomic region encodes these proteins:
- the argS gene encoding arginine--tRNA ligase, producing the protein MTPANLADTVLSAARAVFETRGLDVAALPATTAVERPRNPEHGDYASTIALQVGKKAGVAPRELAAALAEELGRRPGIKSVEIAGPGFLNIRLDAAAAGVLAREIVLAGSAYGRTDRLAGERINLEFVSANPTGPVHIGGVRWAAVGDALSRLLRTAGAEVGTEYYFNDAGSQIDRFARSLLASAKGEPAPEDGYGGAYIAEIATEVVKQSPDVLAQPEEQAQETFRQVGVELMFAEIRKTLGEFGVHFDTYFNEKDLHDRGELQEALDRLREQGHIYEQDGATWLRTTDFGDDKDRVLRKSDGDWTYFAADCAYYLDKRKRGFDRVVIMLGADHHGYIGRMKAMAACFGDDPAKNLEILIGQLVSLVRDGEPVRMSKRAGTVVTLEDFVDALGVDATRYALARYSSDSPIDIDIDLWTRATRDNPVYYVQYVAARTFNVAINAHDKGVTRGEPDEFKPELLSHEKENDLLKALNEYPDVVARAAEQRAPHHVARYLEEVAGAYHRFYDKCLVSPKGDDPVTETHRARLWLNDATRTVIANGLGLLGVSAPERM; encoded by the coding sequence GTGACTCCCGCCAACCTTGCTGACACCGTTCTCTCAGCTGCTCGTGCCGTTTTCGAGACGCGTGGACTCGACGTCGCCGCGCTGCCCGCGACCACCGCGGTGGAGCGCCCGCGCAACCCCGAGCACGGCGATTACGCCTCGACCATCGCCCTGCAGGTCGGCAAGAAGGCCGGTGTGGCGCCACGTGAGCTGGCTGCCGCGCTCGCCGAGGAGCTGGGACGACGTCCCGGGATCAAGTCGGTGGAGATCGCCGGGCCGGGCTTTCTGAACATCCGGCTGGACGCTGCCGCGGCCGGTGTCCTGGCGCGCGAGATCGTGCTCGCCGGCTCAGCTTACGGGCGTACCGACCGGCTCGCCGGCGAGCGCATCAATCTGGAGTTCGTCTCGGCCAACCCGACCGGTCCGGTGCACATCGGCGGCGTCCGGTGGGCCGCGGTCGGTGACGCCCTGTCCCGCCTGCTGCGCACCGCCGGGGCCGAGGTCGGCACCGAGTACTACTTCAACGACGCCGGCTCGCAGATCGACCGGTTCGCCCGTTCGCTGCTGGCCAGCGCGAAGGGGGAGCCGGCGCCGGAGGACGGGTACGGCGGGGCGTACATCGCCGAGATCGCGACCGAGGTGGTCAAGCAGTCCCCGGACGTGCTGGCCCAGCCCGAGGAGCAGGCGCAGGAGACGTTCCGGCAGGTCGGCGTCGAGCTGATGTTCGCCGAGATCAGGAAGACGCTCGGCGAGTTCGGCGTGCACTTCGACACGTACTTCAACGAGAAGGACCTGCACGACCGGGGTGAGCTGCAGGAGGCTCTGGACCGGCTGCGCGAGCAGGGGCACATCTACGAGCAGGACGGGGCGACCTGGCTGCGCACCACCGATTTCGGTGACGACAAGGACCGGGTGCTGCGCAAGTCCGACGGCGACTGGACGTATTTCGCCGCCGACTGCGCGTACTACCTGGACAAGCGCAAGCGCGGCTTCGACCGTGTGGTGATCATGCTGGGCGCCGACCACCACGGCTACATCGGCCGGATGAAGGCGATGGCGGCCTGCTTCGGCGACGATCCTGCGAAGAACCTGGAAATCTTGATCGGCCAGTTGGTGAGCCTGGTCCGCGACGGCGAGCCGGTACGGATGAGCAAGCGCGCCGGCACCGTGGTGACCCTGGAGGACTTCGTGGACGCGCTCGGCGTCGACGCCACCCGGTACGCGCTGGCCCGCTACTCCAGCGACTCGCCGATCGACATCGACATCGACCTGTGGACCCGCGCCACCCGGGACAACCCGGTCTACTACGTGCAGTACGTGGCCGCCCGGACCTTCAACGTGGCGATCAACGCGCACGACAAGGGTGTCACCCGCGGCGAGCCGGACGAGTTCAAGCCCGAGCTGCTCAGCCACGAGAAGGAGAACGACCTGCTCAAGGCGCTGAACGAGTACCCCGACGTGGTGGCTCGCGCGGCTGAGCAGCGGGCCCCGCACCACGTGGCCCGCTACCTCGAGGAGGTGGCCGGGGCCTACCACCGGTTCTACGACAAGTGCCTGGTGAGCCCGAAGGGCGACGATCCCGTCACGGAGACGCACCGCGCGCGGCTCTGGCTGAACGACGCCACCCGTACGGTGATCGCGAACGGTTTGGGCCTGCTGGGCGTCTCCGCCCCGGAGAGGATGTAG
- a CDS encoding DUF3105 domain-containing protein — translation MSMSTPGPERVPSTVKVGKTTGQGKPPAGKSGGNRPGGNRPAGKGGKGRKPVTPVKVAGGRNWGPIAVAGVVVLIAVGIIGYGVFASVQGSRPWDEQVAEIEGVVNYRAQKNPQIDDQTHKEGAQTYVTNPPVGGAHNQTWQNCMGDIYSEPIANEYAVHSLEHGAVWITYKQGLAADQVTALQSKVQGQDYMFMSPIANLDKNISVQVWGYQLKLDDANDARIDEFIKTTRVKASLEPGAACSSGNTTTGPITAGAPNGTGMDNPTG, via the coding sequence ATGAGTATGAGCACGCCGGGTCCCGAACGGGTCCCGTCCACGGTCAAGGTCGGCAAGACCACCGGCCAGGGCAAGCCACCGGCGGGCAAGTCCGGCGGCAACCGTCCCGGCGGCAACCGCCCGGCCGGCAAGGGTGGCAAGGGCCGCAAGCCAGTCACCCCGGTGAAGGTCGCCGGCGGGCGCAACTGGGGACCCATCGCGGTCGCCGGTGTGGTGGTGCTCATCGCCGTGGGCATCATCGGCTACGGCGTGTTCGCCTCGGTCCAGGGCTCCCGCCCGTGGGACGAGCAGGTCGCCGAGATCGAGGGCGTCGTCAACTACCGGGCGCAGAAGAACCCGCAGATCGACGACCAGACCCACAAAGAGGGCGCGCAGACGTACGTGACGAATCCGCCGGTCGGCGGCGCGCACAACCAGACCTGGCAGAACTGCATGGGTGACATCTACAGCGAGCCGATCGCCAACGAGTACGCGGTGCACAGTCTCGAGCACGGCGCGGTCTGGATCACGTACAAGCAGGGCCTCGCGGCCGACCAGGTCACGGCGCTGCAGAGCAAGGTCCAGGGCCAGGACTACATGTTCATGTCCCCGATCGCCAACCTGGACAAGAACATCTCCGTGCAGGTCTGGGGCTACCAGCTCAAGCTCGACGACGCGAACGACGCGCGGATCGACGAGTTCATCAAGACGACCCGGGTGAAGGCCTCCCTGGAGCCGGGCGCGGCCTGCTCCAGCGGCAACACCACCACCGGCCCGATCACCGCCGGCGCCCCCAACGGCACGGGTATGGACAACCCCACCGGATGA
- a CDS encoding DUF305 domain-containing protein, producing MTTEVSASGAMTAPGAGPSNRRFGYTAVAVLLVGLLLGVAAGLVVPRLRTPGEDSVEAGFLRDMSTHHAQAVEMAMIAHAGSDTPHIVTFSADIATTQQAQIGYMQAWLRDWHLDPTGSAEPMAWMPNSDGSIVDGLMPGMATSEQMAALRKATGKELDVQFLTLMRAHHLGGVHMAQEAVELSDDENVDWIAQSMVKAQQGEIQLIDSLLKEVQQS from the coding sequence ATGACGACTGAAGTCAGTGCCTCGGGCGCGATGACCGCGCCCGGGGCGGGCCCGTCGAACCGCCGGTTCGGCTACACCGCCGTGGCCGTGCTCCTCGTCGGCCTGCTCCTCGGCGTCGCGGCCGGCCTGGTGGTGCCGCGCCTGCGCACCCCGGGCGAGGACTCGGTGGAGGCCGGCTTCCTGCGGGACATGTCGACCCACCACGCCCAGGCCGTCGAGATGGCGATGATCGCCCACGCCGGCTCGGACACCCCGCACATCGTCACCTTCTCCGCCGACATCGCCACCACCCAGCAGGCGCAGATCGGCTACATGCAGGCCTGGCTGCGTGACTGGCATCTGGATCCCACCGGGTCGGCCGAGCCGATGGCCTGGATGCCGAACTCGGACGGCTCGATCGTCGACGGTCTGATGCCCGGCATGGCCACCAGCGAGCAGATGGCGGCCCTGCGCAAGGCCACCGGCAAGGAGCTGGACGTCCAGTTCCTCACGCTGATGCGCGCACACCACCTCGGCGGCGTGCACATGGCCCAGGAGGCCGTGGAGCTCTCCGACGACGAGAACGTGGACTGGATCGCCCAGAGCATGGTCAAGGCCCAGCAGGGCGAGATCCAGCTGATCGACTCCCTGCTCAAAGAGGTTCAGCAGAGCTGA
- a CDS encoding GNAT family N-acetyltransferase, with product MSTLRTGEQLEAAARLLWAVWEARTAAERTQVISTSMLRTLAHTGNYVAGAFLGEQMIGCTVGFLETGSGQVNSLHSHITGVHQPERNRGTGFALKRHQRQWALENGLDLVTWTFDPLVSRNAYFNLCKLGGTVTDYRPDFYGQMDDGANTGDRTDRLLVEWTLRAEWVERAMDNDDPGLRRHASVEPGAELIAVPEDIGLLRQTDPLQALNERFAVRDRFLSLFAEGYRVVGMTRTREYVLLPHDRIASYE from the coding sequence GTGAGCACGCTGCGCACCGGTGAGCAGCTGGAGGCCGCCGCGCGGCTGCTGTGGGCGGTCTGGGAGGCGCGCACCGCTGCGGAGCGGACCCAGGTGATCAGCACCAGCATGCTGCGCACCCTGGCCCACACCGGCAACTACGTGGCCGGCGCTTTCCTCGGCGAACAGATGATCGGCTGTACCGTCGGCTTCCTCGAGACCGGATCCGGTCAGGTGAACAGCCTGCATTCGCACATCACCGGGGTCCATCAGCCGGAACGCAATCGGGGTACGGGTTTCGCGCTCAAACGGCACCAGCGGCAGTGGGCCCTGGAGAACGGGCTCGACCTGGTCACCTGGACCTTCGACCCGTTGGTCTCCCGTAACGCGTACTTCAATCTCTGCAAGCTGGGCGGCACCGTCACCGATTACCGGCCGGACTTCTACGGGCAGATGGACGACGGCGCCAACACCGGCGACCGCACCGACCGGCTCCTGGTCGAGTGGACCCTGCGCGCCGAATGGGTCGAGCGGGCGATGGACAACGACGACCCGGGCCTGCGGCGGCACGCCTCGGTCGAGCCGGGCGCGGAGCTGATCGCGGTGCCGGAGGACATCGGCCTCCTGCGACAGACGGACCCGCTCCAGGCCCTGAACGAGCGCTTCGCCGTCCGCGACCGCTTCCTGTCCCTGTTCGCCGAGGGCTACCGCGTGGTCGGCATGACCAGAACCCGCGAATACGTCCTGCTCCCGCACGACCGCATCGCCTCTTACGAGTAA
- a CDS encoding SCO2521 family protein, which produces MLILGEVQTTALRHSGSVPRELAESALGLVAGERVRVSERPVSYATSPDVLTGVDCSLAARPGARGVGTLTGRVCLTGGLVLQGSVLAPIDPVAAGRRQPWSHYLARPGVVEAIGRADLPGVVATHLASGRDVSTMGMGAFAARLLDDVQGCPALDRHTPIRARRTVLRWAALHDEEVDGVRVRFTVREDGLRTVFLLLGSQETAEIADLCEDLAMHDWLLTALLSVIDHSRIGVAEPAHSVERLRPAVDRLLHLWMPAARLGGFAPAVWGALEDRPGLSRQWEASVQRIRDQMAMAAALATRTAGAPQLFP; this is translated from the coding sequence ATGCTGATTCTCGGTGAGGTGCAGACCACCGCCCTGCGGCACTCCGGCAGCGTGCCCCGCGAGCTGGCGGAGAGCGCGCTCGGGCTGGTGGCGGGCGAGCGGGTCCGGGTCTCCGAGCGCCCGGTCAGCTACGCGACCAGCCCTGATGTCCTCACCGGGGTGGACTGTTCCCTGGCCGCCCGGCCGGGTGCCCGTGGCGTGGGCACGCTGACCGGCCGGGTCTGCCTGACCGGTGGCCTGGTCCTGCAGGGCTCGGTGCTGGCCCCGATCGATCCGGTCGCTGCCGGCCGGCGGCAGCCCTGGTCGCACTACCTCGCCCGGCCGGGTGTGGTGGAGGCGATCGGGCGGGCCGACCTGCCCGGGGTCGTGGCCACACATCTCGCCTCGGGCCGGGACGTCTCCACGATGGGGATGGGTGCGTTCGCTGCGCGGCTCCTGGACGACGTGCAAGGCTGTCCGGCGCTGGACCGGCATACGCCGATCCGGGCGCGCCGCACCGTCCTCCGGTGGGCCGCGCTGCACGACGAGGAGGTCGACGGCGTTCGGGTCCGTTTCACCGTGCGCGAGGACGGGCTGCGTACCGTGTTTCTGCTTCTCGGATCGCAGGAGACGGCGGAGATCGCCGACCTCTGCGAGGACCTGGCGATGCACGACTGGCTGCTGACCGCTCTGTTGTCTGTCATCGACCACAGCCGGATCGGCGTGGCGGAGCCGGCGCACAGCGTGGAACGGCTGCGGCCCGCCGTCGACCGCCTGCTGCACCTGTGGATGCCGGCGGCGCGGCTCGGCGGATTCGCGCCGGCGGTCTGGGGTGCTCTGGAGGACCGGCCCGGCCTGTCCCGGCAGTGGGAGGCGTCGGTGCAGCGGATCCGGGATCAGATGGCGATGGCGGCGGCGCTGGCCACCCGCACCGCCGGGGCTCCACAGCTCTTTCCTTGA
- a CDS encoding SCO2522 family protein has translation MRAEAEFIESSADGRTESVPLSHLSVELGHFCGSDPAFLADSFRRISPWFSAARDALRFPRPRVSTCFLIDDYFGRPEPPRTLIAELLGAAEEAGMTIDYLVRASGFAEPRDTDPGCSLAELVMARVVEDPPPDTTGARPPVQQSGWLSNGQRSPSPWAPPAENAATDHSIFADIELWNAGSDGRRWSCAMLASVWQLLRLGVLRDHGRRVAVPEPLPAGLPHDWRELPVVSQVSDRAAPFTAYRTMTVCAPLFLPVENAIRTILQQVAIEPAVLGQLAARATAEHLDLPAAVVDRIEYLFVDTGPVRDADSR, from the coding sequence ATGAGAGCTGAGGCCGAATTCATCGAATCGAGCGCCGACGGGCGTACGGAATCCGTTCCGCTGTCGCACCTGTCGGTCGAGCTGGGCCATTTCTGCGGCTCGGACCCGGCTTTCCTGGCCGACAGTTTCCGGCGCATCAGTCCGTGGTTCTCCGCGGCCCGGGACGCATTGCGGTTTCCCAGGCCCCGGGTCAGCACCTGCTTCCTGATCGACGATTACTTCGGCCGGCCGGAACCGCCGCGGACGCTGATCGCCGAACTGCTCGGCGCCGCTGAAGAGGCCGGGATGACGATCGACTATCTGGTCCGTGCCTCCGGGTTCGCGGAGCCGCGGGACACCGATCCGGGTTGCTCGCTGGCCGAGCTCGTGATGGCGCGGGTGGTGGAGGATCCTCCGCCGGACACCACCGGGGCGCGCCCGCCGGTCCAGCAGTCCGGCTGGCTGTCCAACGGGCAGCGGTCGCCCTCGCCGTGGGCGCCGCCCGCGGAGAACGCCGCCACGGATCATTCGATCTTCGCCGACATCGAGTTGTGGAATGCCGGCTCCGACGGCCGGCGGTGGTCCTGCGCGATGCTGGCCTCGGTGTGGCAGCTCCTCCGGCTCGGCGTCCTGCGGGACCACGGACGCCGGGTGGCGGTGCCGGAGCCGCTTCCCGCCGGCCTGCCGCACGACTGGCGCGAGCTTCCGGTGGTTTCCCAGGTCAGCGACCGTGCCGCGCCCTTCACCGCCTATCGGACGATGACCGTCTGCGCCCCGCTGTTCCTGCCGGTCGAGAACGCCATCCGGACGATTCTCCAGCAGGTGGCGATCGAACCGGCGGTGCTCGGCCAGCTCGCCGCGCGGGCCACCGCTGAGCACCTCGATCTGCCGGCAGCAGTGGTCGATCGGATCGAGTACCTCTTCGTCGACACCGGACCGGTGCGTGATGCTGATTCTCGGTGA
- a CDS encoding capsular polysaccharide synthesis protein produces MTSAITLWTRLARLRTGATSLPQTVPQPSTPATPTVLNLVPDPGFRGPLDRPFEAGGVHVHAHNSCELAEVPGRPGVSGARVEGVGRTNDTFIAPGGYEAPGAMRLGMRAGATYTAGVSVFLPAPLTGALHPAALRLAPGCVTQGARRALKPSPPARNEYGHHRISVTFTVPATATSAWISLHSGMARGGGTVHWYDFALTETAAPVDHFDGSTPDDLFHTHEWTGEPNASPSRRTLRVDAAATPAEIAAEAVRLARAGAGDEVRHLQRHLGGDRLAAARIALAEGQEQAAVKVLRRVVKAGDPDGAAAYELGRLALAEGDGESAEKLLREAVAKRPEAYERGYALASAYDRLRRFEDSKRVAAAALEHDVKLPFDGPAVLDLDARHFGARRDLGVFVGEHLEQIRVQAEQRLAAPIASTFDQPIFIYWAQGFGSVPPVVRACLAALKANNPGARVHELSDANVGAYVDVPEDLVARLDGDRARFSDLLRMLLLEKFGGIWVEATCYVSEPLRPRIDAALAQGGAFAFNYTGPFISNWFLAARPDSYVLHLWRAAALLWWELRGELIDDFLHHHLFEMLHHLDERFRAEWDAGRRLNAKPPHALQRVMFQPYDPDMFQTIREGAFAHKLRHRYPEGELRSESYLARVIRGDLP; encoded by the coding sequence ATGACGAGCGCGATCACCCTCTGGACCCGACTGGCCCGGCTCCGGACCGGTGCCACGAGCCTGCCTCAGACGGTCCCGCAACCGTCCACACCGGCCACGCCGACGGTGCTCAACCTGGTGCCGGACCCCGGATTCCGCGGTCCGCTGGACCGGCCCTTCGAGGCCGGCGGGGTGCACGTGCACGCCCACAACTCGTGCGAGCTGGCCGAGGTCCCCGGCCGGCCCGGTGTGTCCGGCGCCCGGGTCGAGGGGGTCGGGCGGACCAACGACACGTTCATCGCGCCCGGTGGCTACGAGGCGCCCGGTGCGATGCGGCTCGGGATGCGCGCCGGGGCGACGTACACCGCCGGCGTCTCGGTCTTCCTGCCCGCGCCGCTGACCGGCGCGCTGCATCCGGCCGCGCTGCGGCTGGCGCCGGGTTGCGTCACCCAGGGCGCCCGGCGCGCCCTCAAGCCGTCGCCGCCGGCCCGCAACGAGTACGGCCACCACCGGATCAGCGTGACCTTCACGGTCCCGGCCACGGCCACCAGCGCCTGGATCAGCCTGCACAGCGGCATGGCCCGCGGCGGCGGGACAGTGCACTGGTACGACTTCGCGCTCACCGAGACCGCGGCGCCGGTCGACCACTTCGACGGGTCCACGCCGGACGATCTCTTCCACACCCACGAGTGGACCGGCGAGCCGAACGCGTCGCCGTCGCGCCGGACGTTGCGGGTGGACGCCGCTGCCACGCCGGCGGAGATCGCCGCGGAGGCCGTCCGGCTGGCCCGGGCCGGTGCCGGGGACGAGGTTCGTCACCTGCAGAGACACCTTGGCGGGGACCGGTTGGCGGCGGCTCGGATCGCGCTGGCCGAGGGGCAGGAGCAGGCCGCGGTCAAGGTGCTGCGCCGGGTCGTCAAGGCCGGCGATCCGGACGGGGCGGCGGCGTACGAGCTGGGCCGGCTCGCGCTGGCCGAGGGGGACGGGGAGAGCGCCGAGAAGCTGTTGCGCGAGGCGGTGGCCAAGCGGCCGGAGGCGTACGAGCGGGGGTACGCGCTGGCGTCCGCGTACGACCGGCTGCGGCGCTTCGAGGACAGCAAACGGGTCGCGGCCGCGGCCCTGGAGCACGACGTCAAGCTGCCGTTCGACGGTCCGGCCGTGCTCGACCTCGACGCCAGGCACTTCGGCGCCCGGCGGGACCTGGGCGTCTTCGTCGGCGAACACCTGGAGCAGATTCGGGTGCAGGCCGAGCAGCGCCTGGCCGCGCCGATCGCCAGCACCTTCGACCAGCCGATCTTCATCTACTGGGCGCAGGGTTTCGGGTCCGTGCCGCCGGTGGTGCGGGCCTGCCTGGCCGCGCTGAAGGCCAACAATCCGGGCGCCCGGGTGCACGAGCTCAGCGACGCGAACGTCGGCGCGTACGTCGACGTGCCGGAGGACCTGGTGGCCCGGCTCGACGGCGACCGGGCGCGCTTCTCCGACCTGCTGCGGATGCTGCTGCTGGAGAAGTTCGGCGGGATCTGGGTGGAGGCGACGTGCTACGTCTCCGAGCCGCTGCGCCCGCGGATCGACGCCGCCCTCGCGCAGGGAGGTGCCTTCGCCTTCAACTACACCGGGCCGTTCATCTCGAACTGGTTCCTGGCCGCCCGCCCGGACAGTTACGTGCTGCACCTGTGGCGGGCAGCGGCCCTGCTCTGGTGGGAGCTGCGCGGCGAGCTGATCGACGACTTCCTGCACCACCATCTCTTCGAGATGCTGCATCACCTGGACGAGCGGTTCCGCGCCGAGTGGGACGCCGGGCGGCGGCTGAACGCGAAACCGCCGCACGCTCTGCAGCGCGTGATGTTCCAGCCGTACGACCCGGACATGTTCCAGACGATCCGGGAGGGTGCGTTCGCGCACAAGCTGCGTCACCGCTATCCGGAGGGGGAGTTGCGCAGCGAGTCGTACCTGGCCCGCGTCATCCGGGGCGACCTGCCTTGA
- a CDS encoding serine/threonine-protein kinase has product MDEDRKLGGRYRLENELGRGGMAVVWRARDEVLDRPVAVKVLAGHYAGEPRFRARILHEARAAATLSHPNIAQIYDFGESDENGRQVPYVVMELINGPTLQQKVARGRIPPRTVFRICGEIATALAVAHEDGLVHRDIKLANIMVTAGGAKVVDFGIAAVAGPASPEDALLGTPAYLAPERLTGGAVEPASDIYALGVLLYRLLAGVAPWSAETTTQMLSAHVYQEPEPLPSLPGVPAEIAALVNRCLAKDPAERPDAAEVAGTLGDAAEAASTDLAVRESTVPVVPAPVEASAVDVPPWWKRKKLLAAAGLATVLIAVPALWSGRDGDRGASAGISDLAPASPGVTRKASGAADVTRTAAATVRPGRVVPGMSGGASAVPEPMPSLVLPEVPSDPAPAPSGGSVAPPVSAPPEGTRLESPGGSVLARCADGKAELVAWEPRPGFVVERAAPGPALAPVVVFRGDLARYRMTVTCIGARPSAVVLPL; this is encoded by the coding sequence GTGGACGAGGACCGCAAACTCGGTGGCCGGTACCGCTTGGAGAACGAACTCGGCCGTGGCGGCATGGCCGTCGTCTGGCGTGCCCGCGACGAGGTGCTCGACCGGCCGGTCGCGGTGAAGGTGCTGGCCGGGCACTACGCCGGCGAGCCCCGGTTCCGGGCCCGGATCCTGCACGAGGCGCGCGCGGCGGCCACCCTTTCGCACCCGAACATCGCGCAGATCTACGACTTCGGCGAATCCGACGAGAACGGCCGGCAGGTTCCGTACGTGGTGATGGAATTGATCAACGGGCCGACATTGCAACAGAAGGTCGCCCGCGGCCGGATTCCGCCGCGCACGGTCTTCCGGATCTGCGGCGAGATCGCCACCGCGCTCGCCGTGGCCCACGAGGACGGCCTGGTGCACCGGGACATCAAACTGGCCAACATCATGGTCACCGCCGGTGGGGCGAAGGTGGTGGACTTCGGCATCGCCGCGGTGGCCGGCCCCGCCTCGCCCGAAGACGCGCTGCTCGGCACCCCGGCCTACCTCGCCCCGGAACGCCTGACCGGCGGCGCCGTCGAACCCGCCTCGGACATCTACGCGCTCGGCGTGCTCCTCTACCGGCTGCTCGCCGGAGTGGCGCCCTGGAGCGCGGAGACCACCACCCAGATGCTCAGCGCGCACGTCTACCAGGAGCCGGAGCCGCTGCCGTCGCTGCCCGGCGTGCCCGCCGAGATCGCCGCGCTGGTCAACCGGTGCCTGGCCAAGGACCCGGCGGAGCGGCCGGACGCAGCCGAGGTGGCGGGCACGCTGGGTGACGCGGCCGAGGCTGCCAGCACCGATTTGGCGGTACGGGAGAGCACCGTCCCGGTCGTGCCGGCGCCGGTCGAGGCGAGTGCGGTCGACGTACCCCCCTGGTGGAAGCGGAAGAAATTGCTGGCCGCCGCCGGGCTGGCGACCGTGCTCATCGCCGTGCCGGCCCTCTGGTCCGGTCGCGACGGCGACCGCGGCGCCTCGGCGGGGATCAGCGACCTGGCGCCGGCGTCACCCGGCGTCACCAGGAAGGCGTCCGGTGCGGCGGACGTGACGCGCACTGCCGCGGCAACCGTCCGGCCGGGTCGCGTCGTGCCCGGCATGAGCGGCGGCGCGTCGGCGGTGCCGGAGCCGATGCCCTCGCTCGTGCTGCCGGAGGTGCCTTCGGATCCGGCTCCGGCACCGAGCGGCGGCAGTGTGGCCCCGCCCGTCTCGGCACCGCCGGAAGGCACCCGGCTGGAGTCGCCGGGCGGCTCGGTCCTGGCGCGCTGCGCCGACGGGAAAGCCGAACTGGTGGCCTGGGAACCGCGGCCGGGTTTCGTGGTGGAACGGGCCGCCCCCGGACCGGCGCTGGCCCCGGTGGTGGTCTTCCGAGGCGACCTGGCACGGTACCGGATGACCGTGACCTGCATCGGCGCCCGTCCCTCCGCTGTGGTGCTGCCGCTGTGA
- a CDS encoding CocE/NonD family hydrolase, giving the protein MAISKRQRMADRVLSRVLGQTPALNAYTVESVRTPMRDGTVLIGDHFIPESDEPRGTVLIRTPYGRGFPTSALNGRLLAARGYHVLIQSVRGTFGSGGEFRPMAQETEDGLDTVAWLRDQPWFDGRLATLGASYLGWAQWTLMQDPPPELRAAVVYVGPHDFRQAVFGTGAFTLGDFLGWSDQIAHQEDGPGLRRLLTMATAPRRISPGLTGLPLPAAAVPVLRGRAPWYREWLSHPDGDDPWWEPYRAGSALQRSTVPVLLIGGWQDLFLDQTLEQYAALEARGVDVALTVGPWTHFQVAFQAAGQVARESVAWLDQHLSGGASARKSPVRVYRTGEGAWHELPSWPPPAEPVTFHLRADRSLTTAAPGRPEGSAAFRYDPADPTPSVGGRTLTGSMGVRDNRRLESRADVATFTTDPLPTAVDVVGAPVLELAIDVDNPYADVFARLCDVDPRGRSRNFSDQHLRLDPSVPAGRLQRLSLTLDQCFHRLPAGHRLRLQISGGAFPRFARNLGTPGDPAEGRYLKPSLHTLHLAGSRLDLPVAR; this is encoded by the coding sequence ATGGCGATCTCGAAACGGCAGCGGATGGCCGACCGGGTGCTGAGCCGGGTTCTCGGTCAAACCCCCGCATTGAACGCATATACCGTCGAATCGGTACGCACTCCGATGCGCGACGGCACCGTGCTCATCGGAGACCATTTCATCCCCGAGAGCGACGAGCCGCGCGGCACCGTGCTCATCCGGACCCCATACGGACGGGGATTCCCCACTTCGGCGCTGAACGGCCGGCTCCTCGCCGCCCGCGGCTATCACGTGCTGATCCAGAGCGTGCGCGGCACCTTCGGATCGGGCGGGGAGTTCCGGCCGATGGCCCAGGAGACCGAGGACGGCTTGGACACCGTCGCCTGGCTGCGGGACCAGCCGTGGTTCGACGGCCGGCTGGCCACCCTCGGCGCCTCGTACCTGGGGTGGGCACAGTGGACGCTGATGCAGGACCCACCGCCGGAGCTGCGCGCCGCGGTGGTCTACGTGGGACCGCACGACTTCCGACAGGCGGTCTTCGGCACCGGCGCGTTCACCCTCGGCGACTTCCTCGGCTGGAGCGACCAGATCGCCCATCAGGAGGACGGCCCGGGCCTGCGCCGGCTGCTGACCATGGCGACCGCCCCACGCCGGATCAGCCCCGGCCTGACCGGGCTCCCTCTGCCCGCGGCGGCGGTGCCGGTGCTGCGGGGCCGCGCGCCCTGGTACCGCGAGTGGCTCTCCCACCCGGACGGCGACGACCCGTGGTGGGAGCCGTACCGGGCCGGGTCGGCGCTGCAGCGCTCCACCGTCCCGGTGCTGCTGATCGGCGGCTGGCAGGACCTGTTCCTGGACCAGACCCTGGAGCAGTACGCGGCGCTCGAGGCCCGCGGCGTCGACGTGGCCCTGACCGTCGGCCCGTGGACCCACTTCCAGGTCGCGTTCCAGGCCGCCGGCCAGGTCGCCCGGGAGAGCGTCGCCTGGCTGGACCAGCATCTGAGCGGCGGCGCGTCGGCCCGCAAGTCACCGGTCCGGGTCTACCGCACCGGCGAGGGCGCCTGGCACGAGCTGCCGTCGTGGCCGCCGCCGGCCGAGCCGGTCACCTTCCACCTGCGGGCCGACCGCTCGCTGACCACCGCCGCGCCGGGCCGGCCGGAGGGCAGCGCCGCCTTCCGGTACGACCCGGCCGACCCCACCCCGTCGGTGGGCGGCCGGACGCTGACCGGCTCGATGGGCGTACGCGACAACCGCCGGCTCGAGTCCCGCGCGGATGTCGCCACGTTCACCACCGACCCGCTGCCCACCGCCGTGGACGTGGTCGGCGCGCCCGTCCTGGAGCTGGCGATCGACGTCGACAACCCGTACGCCGACGTCTTCGCGAGACTCTGCGACGTCGACCCGCGCGGCCGGTCCCGCAACTTCTCCGACCAGCATCTCCGCCTCGACCCGTCGGTGCCGGCCGGCCGGTTGCAGCGGCTCAGCCTGACCCTGGACCAGTGCTTCCACCGGTTGCCCGCCGGTCACCGGCTGCGGCTGCAGATCTCCGGTGGCGCCTTCCCCCGGTTCGCCCGCAACCTCGGCACCCCCGGCGACCCGGCCGAGGGCCGCTATCTGAAGCCCTCCCTGCACACCCTGCACCTGGCCGGCTCCCGCCTGGACCTCCCGGTGGCCCGCTAG